The Georgenia sp. TF02-10 genome window below encodes:
- the ruvX gene encoding Holliday junction resolvase RuvX, whose product MSGGGAGAAGDGGPSLRRGVRVGVDVGSVRVGVARCDPDGILATPVRTVARRPDGGDVAEIAALVAELGALEVLVGLPRSLSGQEGRSAAAARAYAVRVAAAVGPTPVRLVDERLTTVSAHQALHRAGRPGRRHRAVVDQVAAVMIVEQALEVERRTGAAAGELVVPAEGEPAAQNEPSAPATATGDTPAHAPPARPAPPPTTRGTE is encoded by the coding sequence ATGAGCGGCGGCGGCGCCGGCGCCGCCGGCGACGGCGGCCCGTCCCTGCGCCGCGGGGTGCGGGTCGGGGTGGACGTCGGCTCCGTCCGGGTCGGGGTGGCCCGGTGCGACCCCGACGGCATCCTGGCCACCCCGGTGCGCACCGTCGCCCGCCGGCCCGACGGCGGCGACGTCGCCGAGATCGCCGCGCTGGTGGCCGAGCTCGGCGCGCTGGAGGTGCTCGTCGGGCTGCCCCGGAGCCTGTCCGGCCAGGAGGGCAGGTCCGCCGCCGCCGCGCGCGCGTACGCTGTCCGGGTCGCGGCCGCCGTCGGCCCCACGCCGGTGCGGCTCGTCGACGAGCGCCTGACGACCGTCAGCGCCCACCAGGCCCTGCACCGGGCGGGCCGGCCCGGCCGGCGGCACCGCGCCGTCGTGGACCAGGTGGCGGCGGTGATGATCGTCGAGCAGGCCCTCGAGGTCGAGCGGCGTACCGGCGCCGCGGCGGGCGAGCTGGTCGTCCCGGCCGAGGGGGAGCCGGCGGCCCAGAACGAGCCGTCCGCGCCGGCGACGGCCACGGGGGACACACCGGCGCACGCACCGCCGGCCCGCCCGGCCCCGCCACCCACGACGAGGGGAACCGAGTGA